A genomic window from Tolypothrix sp. PCC 7910 includes:
- a CDS encoding CHAT domain-containing protein: MTVKQKKILILAANPTDTVRLRLDQELRDIKEGLQRSLNRENFDLRYDLAVRPRDIRRAILDYRPNIIQFSGHGAKEQGLAFEDETGKEQLVTGEALAGFFGQFSKQVECVLLNACYSEVQAEAISQQINYVIGMNDEIFDKAAIEFVVGFYDALLAYNPEYDEGAPVEFAFNIARNAIQLAGVSGELIPELKKNPNLVDKIANSPVVEKRTNIQISGRTKIFICQRLTQDWQDLADYFDIKPHERAGFRQGREPQSIWEWLEQRNRLDELESALAEIGRDDLADELKKK; this comes from the coding sequence ATGACTGTTAAACAGAAGAAAATCCTGATATTAGCTGCAAATCCCACAGATACAGTACGATTGCGCCTCGATCAAGAACTGCGTGATATTAAGGAAGGCTTGCAAAGGTCGCTAAATCGGGAGAACTTTGATTTACGCTATGATTTAGCCGTCCGTCCGAGGGATATTCGCCGCGCTATTTTGGATTATCGACCAAATATTATCCAGTTTTCTGGGCATGGTGCAAAGGAACAAGGACTAGCTTTTGAGGATGAAACGGGAAAAGAACAGCTAGTTACAGGTGAAGCATTAGCTGGGTTCTTTGGACAGTTTTCTAAACAAGTAGAATGTGTACTGTTAAATGCTTGTTACTCGGAAGTTCAAGCTGAGGCTATTTCCCAACAGATTAATTATGTGATTGGGATGAACGATGAAATCTTCGACAAAGCTGCGATTGAGTTTGTTGTGGGTTTTTATGATGCGCTTTTGGCTTATAATCCCGAATATGATGAAGGTGCGCCTGTAGAGTTTGCTTTTAATATTGCGCGGAATGCAATTCAGTTAGCTGGTGTCTCTGGCGAGTTGATTCCTGAACTTAAAAAAAATCCTAACCTTGTAGATAAGATAGCTAATTCACCTGTTGTGGAAAAACGTACTAATATACAAATCTCTGGACGCACTAAAATTTTTATTTGCCAAAGGTTGACGCAAGATTGGCAAGATTTAGCAGATTATTTTGATATTAAACCACACGAACGTGCTGGTTTTAGACAGGGACGAGAACCCCAAAGCATTTGGGAGTGGTTAGAGCAAAGAAATCGACTTGATGAATTAGAGTCAGCTTTGGCTGAGATTGGGCGAGATGATTTAGCCGACGAGTTAAAAAAAAAGTAG
- a CDS encoding tetratricopeptide repeat protein, which translates to MKSKNPVAYALVLQSVILFSGWLLSPQASGQTPPSVAPVVTPAPVLSNQEREELARLRAEKQIRDAAQFDVERNFSRTTMLFNVWLVLLSLFPVAVIALFWLLRRVAIREIVGQAMSQLEGVENAQNQLTLVKQEAENAIQEVKKITEELSKETETLQQRLKAEQENISLITSEFVGKKETILNQIDSEINIIQNKLANLDSEITAQVAQWQSDAVGNLGKIESDLAEQLSTLVLRAEQRKDIIIESLEKSRSEFNSYLSGLQSDTQREKDTVVENLGNLQIDFTQQISGLQTDAQQHKDTTLANITELENLLKSQLSELQVNSQQNIDTTLANIAELENSLKSQVSRLQTEITQQKEQIFADLQKLQLEFANKLAQLQADAENQKALIIENLENSGSEFTSQFSELQLNAQEQKILILGKLEELERNFVSQLSELQLDAQQRKDSIVEELTEIRQPTIPEEIAPEIEEEIPEPQPVAESVEEYIAEGDVLFNEKRYEDAIALYQQAVKIQPSNPVAWFKQGLTLARLKRYQDAIASYDTALKINPEYHQAWCDRGVAFGNLRKHQQAFVSFNQATKVKPDDPVAWMNRGLALIELEEYDEAIASFDKAIEIKPAPKVWDKRGYCLVRLGRDDEAIASFDRALELKPDYASAYYNKATCYAFQRNVEFALDNLRQAMRLNPRYQEEAATDIDFDDIAREPAFRELLGNRE; encoded by the coding sequence ATGAAGAGTAAAAATCCAGTCGCCTACGCTTTAGTTTTACAAAGCGTGATTCTGTTCTCTGGCTGGCTGCTATCTCCGCAAGCTAGCGGGCAAACTCCTCCATCCGTAGCCCCAGTTGTGACTCCTGCTCCGGTATTATCAAATCAGGAGCGAGAAGAATTAGCTAGACTGCGTGCAGAAAAGCAAATTCGAGATGCAGCCCAATTTGATGTTGAGCGGAATTTTAGTCGTACAACCATGCTATTTAACGTTTGGTTAGTTTTATTAAGCTTGTTTCCCGTAGCGGTGATTGCTTTATTTTGGCTGTTACGACGGGTAGCCATCCGCGAAATTGTCGGTCAAGCTATGTCACAGCTAGAAGGAGTAGAAAACGCCCAAAATCAGTTAACTCTGGTGAAGCAAGAAGCGGAAAATGCTATTCAAGAAGTTAAAAAAATTACTGAAGAGTTAAGCAAAGAAACGGAAACTCTGCAACAAAGGCTGAAAGCTGAACAAGAAAATATATCTTTAATTACATCTGAGTTTGTGGGTAAGAAAGAAACTATCCTCAATCAAATAGACTCAGAAATTAATATTATTCAAAATAAATTAGCAAATTTAGATTCAGAGATTACTGCTCAAGTAGCGCAATGGCAATCTGATGCTGTGGGGAATTTAGGGAAAATAGAATCTGATTTAGCCGAACAATTATCTACATTGGTATTAAGAGCAGAACAACGAAAAGATATCATTATTGAAAGTTTAGAGAAATCTCGCTCGGAATTTAATTCCTATTTATCGGGATTGCAATCTGATACACAAAGAGAAAAGGATACAGTTGTTGAGAATTTAGGCAATTTACAAATAGATTTCACTCAACAAATATCAGGATTGCAGACAGATGCTCAACAGCATAAAGATACAACTTTGGCTAATATTACAGAATTAGAGAATTTATTAAAATCTCAGCTATCAGAGTTACAGGTCAATTCTCAACAAAATATAGATACAACTCTCGCTAATATTGCAGAATTAGAAAATTCCTTAAAATCTCAAGTATCGAGATTACAGACGGAGATTACCCAACAGAAAGAGCAAATTTTTGCTGATTTACAAAAATTGCAATTAGAGTTTGCGAATAAATTAGCCCAATTACAAGCAGACGCGGAAAATCAAAAAGCGCTGATTATTGAAAACTTAGAAAATTCTGGCTCGGAATTTACTTCGCAATTCTCAGAATTACAGTTAAATGCTCAAGAACAGAAAATTCTGATTTTAGGAAAACTAGAAGAATTAGAAAGGAATTTTGTATCGCAACTTTCCGAGTTGCAATTAGATGCACAACAACGGAAAGATTCCATTGTAGAAGAACTAACAGAAATTAGGCAGCCAACAATTCCAGAGGAAATTGCACCGGAAATTGAGGAAGAAATTCCAGAACCGCAGCCAGTAGCAGAATCCGTTGAGGAATATATTGCAGAGGGAGATGTGCTGTTTAATGAAAAGCGCTATGAAGATGCGATCGCACTTTATCAGCAAGCTGTGAAAATCCAGCCGAGTAATCCTGTAGCTTGGTTTAAACAAGGTTTAACTCTCGCCAGGTTGAAACGCTATCAAGATGCGATCGCTTCCTATGATACGGCTTTGAAAATCAATCCCGAATATCACCAAGCTTGGTGCGATCGCGGTGTCGCCTTTGGAAACTTACGCAAACATCAACAGGCTTTTGTCTCCTTTAATCAAGCCACCAAAGTCAAGCCAGACGATCCAGTCGCTTGGATGAATCGCGGTTTAGCCTTGATTGAATTAGAAGAATACGACGAAGCGATCGCATCCTTTGACAAAGCCATCGAAATTAAACCAGCGCCGAAAGTTTGGGATAAACGCGGTTATTGTTTAGTGCGCTTGGGAAGAGATGACGAAGCGATCGCCTCTTTTGATCGCGCATTAGAATTGAAACCAGATTATGCCAGTGCTTATTACAATAAAGCCACCTGTTATGCATTCCAAAGAAATGTAGAATTTGCTTTAGATAATCTCCGCCAAGCGATGAGATTAAATCCGCGATATCAAGAAGAAGCAGCGACAGATATCGATTTTGATGATATCGCACGTGAGCCAGCCTTTAGGGAATTGCTTGGTAATCGAGAGTAA
- a CDS encoding esterase-like activity of phytase family protein, translating into MAIANGRTTASAYVAKVPGAASDYQVVPLLTVGDEVPLLTNTFSAAEAPKVDAAKKYALTGIPDGTGAKQVTISGKTYNYVWVNHELGGTVTTDISTTAPGEKITGARVSLFVFDENWKIIGGKNLIEKILDSTGTYALDTSSGKYTKLDGTSINAFDRFCSAYLAESGFVDSNGKEVPIYFAPEEGSNKSRGWAVTPDGTALGIDGLGRYAKENVLAASQYRAVNSDKTVLISSEDNADGELYMWVGTQTVDDPNGFKNGDLYVLKVNGADYEGQVGEGTKKAATWTKVDKSVVFKADGTPQADGTALSTFVNGAGKSTNFQRIEDIAEDPNNPGTFYFVTTGTKNKPGTVGANATDIAATPAEAENPYGRLYRFSLNTSDPTAGISNFELLLTGGPGKGNSYDNITVDKSGKILIQEDETSFGGDLMKAENREASIYSFDPTTKTITRQFTLNEDAAGTVYNKADVKGEWETSGIIEIPSKSLPGQGAYLFDVQAHTVKNGVTGATNQNILNGNHAEGGQLLAVIPQITEKPVLDGRSNDPAYVKALDGANYRLNQLLTVGDEVPLLQGKFGSFIPSSSEKYAFTGIPDGLGIYETADFYYVFVNHELGNTTKTDVSSTIPGQITGARVSLFQFDKNWKVVGGKNLIEKVVDSKGNELGKTTVTPDGVTQTGIAFGRFCSAYLADSGFVGGPVFFAPEEFGAAARGWAVSADGTAQALDGLGRFSKENVVAASQYRANNSDKTVLLSSEDNADGELYMFVGKQTEADPNGFKDGDLYVLKLANFSNETLTQNQKQNATWTKVDKSVIFNADGTPEATGTPLSDWVNANNRSTNFRRIEDLAEDPNNPGTFYFVTTGTTDKVGGGTATTAAEAENPYGKLYRFSLNPNDPTAGITNFELLLSGGPETGVSFDNVVVDKNGKVLLQEDETAFGGSVMKDQSRNGRVWQYDIATGQVKPLFEIDQKAQGAAFDNGNGGWETSGVVEAAANPQLGRSSYLFDVQAHGVQNNLDPNQLNVLNGNHAEGGQLILATPTPKVELVGFASLPADTYAEGPASGKGISANGRTGPFPGQPVQGFSAVQFANSNSFYFQPDNGYGAKDNSSDYLLRIYRVDPNFKGAENGDGSVKVLDYIQFSDPDKKVPFKIVNEGSTDRLLTGADFDIESFVLDKDGSIWVGDEFGPYLLHFDSTGKLLEAPIATPDEFKTLDGKAPKVLGHRGASGFRPEHTLESYKLAIEQGADFIEPDLVVTKDGVLIARHEPALAILNADGTLNTSNTTTNVAAIAKFADRKKTVTLDGTKITGWFAEDFTLAEIKELKAIERLSFRDQSYNGQFEIPTLKEIIDLVKDVEAKTGKKIGIYPETKHPTYTAKEATYVGTDTKINRNLGQILIDTLKANNFTDPSRIFIQSFEVGNLKELHDVIMPKAGVDIPLIQLLDASDIDINGKIIESQPYDLKVSGDKRTYGDLRTPEGLAEIAKYADGIGPWKRMIVSVKGTDADGDGKADDVNKDGVVNDADKTTLPPTTLIQDAHKAGLQVHPYTFRNESQYLAADYKGNPELEFQQFIQLGVDAFFTDFPITGDKVRDLLSDPQNNLVRSPQNPDVLSGKAFANLGGSKGFEGGGINASKTKLYMLLEGTVQGDPNGTLRINEFDIANRKYTGRELNYRLDNPANSIGDLTVINDNEYLVIERDNNQGAAAKFKRIYKIDLSKTDSKGYVSKEEVADLLNIQDPNDVNGDGKKTFDFPFQTIESVVVVDKNTILVANDNNYPFSTGRPGNDPQNPKIDNTEILLLKLEKPLNLASGLGQPKAEEIKFGSSNSDEITTQPNQTLFTGDGADIVTANKGNKIFTGNGDDIVLAGSDSSISTGDGNDQVFVGINGPASNTNADGGAGNDELTVVEANGSNKLFGAAGADTLKVVEGSGQLLFGGSGNDTITSNGKNNRLYGGSGDDKLFSNSNDTIVGGDGDDVLFAGAAGGNRLTGGAGADQFWIANGSLPTSKNIVTDFTPGIDVIGLGGIKEASKFSDLSLLQQGSDTLVKLGSTELVSLLGTTANTLTANNFVFSASVV; encoded by the coding sequence ATGGCAATTGCGAACGGAAGAACTACCGCCTCTGCTTACGTTGCTAAAGTTCCCGGTGCGGCATCTGATTATCAAGTTGTTCCCCTGCTGACTGTAGGAGATGAAGTACCTCTATTAACCAACACATTTAGCGCCGCAGAAGCACCAAAGGTTGATGCTGCCAAAAAATATGCTTTGACTGGCATTCCTGATGGCACAGGTGCAAAGCAAGTAACCATTAGTGGTAAGACCTATAACTATGTATGGGTCAACCACGAACTAGGCGGTACGGTCACAACAGATATTTCTACAACTGCACCTGGTGAAAAAATCACAGGTGCGAGAGTCTCCCTATTTGTCTTTGATGAAAACTGGAAGATCATCGGTGGTAAAAACCTAATTGAAAAAATTTTAGATTCAACTGGTACTTACGCCTTAGATACTTCTTCTGGGAAATATACCAAATTAGATGGAACTTCCATTAATGCCTTTGACCGATTCTGTTCCGCTTACCTTGCCGAATCTGGTTTTGTAGATAGTAACGGTAAAGAAGTTCCTATTTACTTTGCGCCTGAAGAGGGTAGTAATAAAAGCCGGGGTTGGGCAGTTACACCAGATGGTACTGCGCTGGGAATTGATGGTTTAGGTCGCTACGCCAAAGAAAACGTACTTGCAGCTTCTCAATATCGTGCAGTTAACTCTGATAAAACTGTACTAATCTCATCAGAAGATAATGCTGATGGTGAACTGTATATGTGGGTCGGTACACAAACGGTAGACGACCCCAATGGCTTTAAAAACGGTGATTTATACGTTCTCAAAGTCAATGGCGCAGATTATGAAGGCCAAGTTGGTGAAGGTACGAAAAAAGCTGCTACTTGGACAAAAGTCGATAAATCTGTTGTCTTCAAAGCCGATGGTACACCACAAGCAGATGGCACTGCTCTCAGCACATTTGTTAACGGTGCTGGTAAGTCAACAAACTTCCAGCGTATTGAAGATATTGCAGAAGACCCGAACAACCCCGGAACATTTTACTTTGTTACTACTGGAACCAAAAATAAACCAGGTACAGTGGGCGCAAACGCAACTGACATCGCCGCTACCCCAGCAGAAGCAGAAAATCCCTATGGCAGACTCTACCGCTTTAGTTTAAACACTTCTGACCCCACAGCCGGAATTAGTAATTTTGAATTGTTGTTGACTGGTGGCCCTGGTAAAGGAAATAGCTACGACAACATCACAGTTGATAAATCAGGCAAAATTCTGATTCAAGAGGACGAAACATCTTTCGGTGGCGACCTAATGAAGGCAGAAAACCGGGAAGCTTCTATCTATTCTTTTGACCCTACCACCAAAACCATCACACGTCAGTTCACACTTAACGAAGATGCTGCTGGCACTGTATACAATAAAGCTGATGTTAAAGGTGAGTGGGAAACCTCTGGCATTATCGAAATTCCCTCCAAATCTTTACCAGGTCAAGGTGCTTACCTATTTGATGTGCAGGCACACACTGTTAAAAATGGTGTGACAGGTGCTACTAACCAGAACATTCTCAACGGTAATCATGCTGAAGGTGGACAACTTTTAGCAGTCATTCCTCAGATTACGGAAAAGCCAGTTTTAGATGGGAGAAGCAACGATCCTGCTTATGTTAAAGCATTGGATGGAGCAAATTACAGACTGAATCAACTCTTGACAGTTGGTGATGAAGTGCCATTACTTCAAGGCAAGTTTGGTTCCTTTATTCCTAGCAGTAGTGAAAAGTATGCTTTTACAGGCATTCCTGATGGTCTTGGCATTTACGAAACTGCTGATTTCTACTATGTATTTGTCAATCATGAGTTAGGTAACACAACTAAAACAGATGTTTCTAGCACCATCCCTGGACAAATTACAGGTGCGCGAGTTTCACTATTCCAGTTCGATAAAAATTGGAAAGTTGTAGGTGGTAAGAACTTAATTGAGAAAGTAGTTGATAGTAAAGGCAATGAGTTAGGCAAGACTACAGTTACACCAGATGGCGTAACGCAAACAGGTATTGCCTTTGGTCGATTCTGTTCTGCATATTTGGCAGATAGTGGCTTTGTTGGCGGCCCCGTGTTCTTTGCTCCAGAAGAATTTGGTGCGGCGGCGCGTGGTTGGGCTGTGAGTGCTGATGGTACAGCACAAGCATTGGATGGACTAGGCCGTTTCTCTAAAGAAAACGTAGTTGCTGCATCCCAGTACCGTGCTAATAACTCCGATAAAACTGTACTGTTGTCATCCGAAGATAATGCTGATGGCGAACTTTATATGTTCGTTGGCAAACAGACAGAAGCCGATCCAAATGGCTTTAAAGACGGTGATTTATACGTACTCAAGCTAGCTAACTTTAGCAATGAGACACTAACACAGAATCAAAAGCAGAATGCCACTTGGACAAAAGTAGATAAGTCAGTCATCTTCAATGCTGATGGTACCCCGGAAGCGACAGGAACACCACTGAGTGACTGGGTTAATGCCAATAACCGTTCTACAAACTTCCGGCGAATTGAAGACTTAGCAGAAGACCCAAATAATCCTGGCACTTTCTACTTTGTTACTACTGGTACTACAGACAAGGTAGGCGGTGGTACAGCTACAACAGCAGCTGAAGCAGAGAATCCTTACGGTAAGCTTTATCGCTTCAGCTTGAATCCTAACGACCCCACAGCAGGAATTACTAACTTTGAATTGCTGCTCTCAGGTGGGCCAGAAACTGGTGTCAGTTTCGACAACGTTGTAGTTGACAAAAACGGCAAAGTCTTATTGCAGGAAGATGAGACAGCCTTTGGTGGTAGCGTCATGAAAGACCAAAGCCGTAATGGTCGGGTTTGGCAGTATGACATTGCCACTGGTCAGGTGAAGCCACTGTTTGAAATTGACCAAAAAGCTCAAGGTGCGGCATTTGATAATGGTAATGGAGGTTGGGAAACCTCTGGTGTTGTGGAAGCTGCTGCTAATCCTCAACTTGGACGTAGTTCTTACCTGTTTGATGTCCAAGCTCATGGTGTACAAAACAATTTAGACCCGAATCAATTAAACGTCCTCAATGGTAATCATGCTGAAGGTGGTCAACTAATACTTGCTACACCTACACCGAAAGTTGAGTTAGTAGGCTTTGCTTCTTTACCTGCGGACACCTATGCTGAGGGGCCAGCTTCTGGTAAGGGGATTTCCGCCAACGGTAGAACCGGGCCTTTCCCTGGACAGCCTGTACAAGGCTTTAGTGCGGTACAGTTTGCTAATAGTAACTCCTTCTACTTCCAGCCAGATAACGGCTACGGTGCGAAAGACAATAGCTCAGACTATTTATTGCGTATCTATCGTGTAGATCCCAATTTCAAGGGAGCAGAAAATGGTGATGGTAGTGTTAAAGTTTTAGACTACATTCAATTTTCTGACCCTGATAAGAAAGTTCCTTTCAAAATTGTGAATGAGGGAAGCACAGACAGATTGCTGACTGGAGCGGACTTTGATATTGAATCATTTGTTCTTGATAAAGATGGTTCAATTTGGGTGGGAGATGAATTTGGCCCCTACCTACTACATTTTGATAGCACTGGTAAGTTATTAGAAGCTCCCATTGCAACACCCGACGAATTTAAAACTCTAGATGGTAAAGCACCTAAAGTCCTAGGCCATAGAGGTGCAAGCGGTTTCCGTCCAGAGCATACCCTAGAGTCATATAAACTAGCTATTGAGCAAGGTGCAGACTTTATTGAGCCTGACTTAGTAGTGACTAAAGATGGTGTGTTAATTGCTCGTCATGAACCTGCTTTAGCAATTTTGAATGCTGATGGCACCTTAAATACTAGCAATACCACCACCAATGTGGCCGCGATCGCTAAATTTGCCGATCGCAAGAAAACAGTCACCCTAGATGGAACCAAAATTACAGGTTGGTTTGCTGAAGATTTCACTTTAGCTGAAATCAAAGAATTAAAAGCAATAGAGCGTCTATCTTTCCGCGATCAATCCTACAACGGTCAATTTGAGATTCCTACCCTTAAAGAAATAATTGACCTTGTTAAGGATGTAGAAGCGAAGACAGGTAAAAAAATTGGCATTTACCCAGAAACCAAACATCCAACTTACACTGCCAAAGAAGCTACCTATGTAGGCACTGATACCAAAATTAACCGCAATTTGGGTCAGATACTCATCGATACGCTGAAGGCAAATAACTTCACCGATCCTAGCCGCATTTTCATTCAATCTTTTGAAGTTGGCAACCTCAAAGAACTGCATGATGTAATCATGCCTAAGGCTGGGGTAGATATCCCACTGATTCAACTTCTAGATGCAAGTGACATTGATATCAATGGCAAAATTATCGAAAGTCAGCCTTATGACCTCAAAGTCAGTGGCGATAAACGCACCTATGGCGATTTAAGAACCCCTGAAGGCTTGGCAGAAATTGCTAAATATGCTGATGGTATTGGCCCCTGGAAACGCATGATTGTCAGCGTTAAAGGTACTGATGCTGATGGAGATGGCAAAGCAGATGATGTCAATAAGGATGGGGTAGTCAATGATGCTGACAAAACAACTTTACCGCCTACAACCTTAATACAAGACGCTCATAAAGCGGGTTTACAAGTTCACCCTTACACCTTCCGCAATGAAAGTCAGTATCTAGCAGCAGATTACAAAGGTAATCCTGAACTAGAGTTTCAGCAATTCATTCAACTAGGTGTTGATGCTTTCTTTACAGACTTCCCAATTACAGGGGATAAAGTTAGGGATCTATTGAGCGATCCTCAGAATAATTTGGTGCGATCGCCCCAAAATCCTGATGTGCTCTCAGGAAAAGCTTTTGCTAACTTAGGTGGCTCCAAAGGCTTTGAAGGCGGTGGAATCAACGCTAGTAAAACCAAGCTCTATATGCTGTTGGAGGGAACAGTTCAGGGCGATCCGAATGGTACTTTGCGGATTAATGAATTTGATATTGCTAACCGCAAGTATACAGGTAGAGAACTCAACTACAGATTGGATAATCCCGCAAATTCGATTGGTGACCTCACTGTCATTAATGATAATGAGTACCTAGTTATTGAACGGGATAATAACCAAGGAGCAGCAGCTAAATTCAAGCGGATCTACAAAATCGACCTGTCGAAAACTGACTCTAAAGGCTATGTATCTAAAGAAGAAGTAGCAGACTTGTTAAACATTCAAGATCCTAACGATGTGAATGGAGATGGTAAGAAAACCTTTGACTTCCCATTTCAAACGATTGAGTCTGTTGTAGTTGTTGACAAAAATACCATTTTGGTAGCCAATGACAACAACTATCCATTTTCTACTGGTCGTCCAGGGAATGATCCACAGAACCCCAAAATTGACAATACCGAAATTCTGCTGCTGAAGTTAGAGAAGCCACTGAATCTTGCTTCTGGTTTAGGTCAGCCTAAAGCTGAAGAAATTAAGTTTGGTTCTAGCAACAGCGATGAGATTACCACGCAACCAAATCAAACCTTATTCACGGGTGATGGTGCGGATATTGTCACTGCCAACAAAGGTAATAAAATCTTTACTGGAAATGGTGATGATATTGTATTGGCAGGTAGCGACTCTTCAATATCAACAGGCGATGGTAACGACCAAGTCTTTGTCGGTATCAATGGCCCTGCTAGCAACACCAACGCTGATGGTGGTGCTGGTAACGACGAACTCACAGTAGTAGAAGCCAATGGTAGCAATAAACTATTTGGCGCTGCTGGTGCTGATACCCTCAAAGTTGTGGAAGGTTCTGGTCAATTGCTGTTTGGCGGTTCTGGTAACGACACCATTACCAGTAACGGTAAAAATAACCGCCTCTATGGTGGTTCCGGCGATGACAAACTCTTCTCTAATAGCAATGACACCATAGTTGGTGGTGATGGCGATGATGTGTTATTTGCTGGTGCTGCTGGTGGTAACCGTCTGACTGGTGGCGCTGGTGCTGACCAATTCTGGATTGCTAATGGTAGTCTACCAACTAGCAAAAACATCGTTACTGACTTTACCCCAGGAATTGATGTCATTGGATTGGGTGGAATTAAGGAAGCGAGTAAGTTCAGTGACCTAAGCCTATTACAGCAAGGTAGCGATACTTTGGTGAAACTAGGAAGCACAGAATTAGTTTCTTTACTAGGAACTACAGCAAATACTCTCACAGCAAATAACTTTGTTTTCTCTGCTAGTGTGGTTTAA